A stretch of DNA from Vibrio gallaecicus:
TATATCGGTCACAATCGCAGAGTCTTTGCCCGATAGACTATTCAATAAGCTCGATTTACCTGCATTAGGGCGACCTGCAATAACGACTTTCATGCCTTCACGCATGATAGAGCCTTGGTTTGCTTCGCGCTTAACGGCATCTAAATTATCAATGATGGCTTGTAAGTCGGCACTTACTTTACCATCGGCTAAGAAATCAATTTCTTCTTCAGGGAAGTCGATTGCGGCTTCAACGTAGATACGAAGGTAGATAAGAGATTCAACTAAAGTATTGATACGTTTTGAAAACTCACCTTGCAGTGATTGTAATGCTGACTTTGCCGCTTCTTCTGAACTAGCATCAATTAAATCAGCAATGGCTTCTGCTTGAGTTAAATCCATCTTGTCGTTTAAAAATGCACGTTCAGAGAACTCTCCGGGGCGTGCGGCACGAACGTCTGCAATGGTCAGAATGCGCTTGATAAGCATGTCCATAACTACAGGACCACCGTGTCCTTGAAGCTCCAAGACATCCTCACCAGTAAAAGAATGTGGGTTAGGGAAGTACAAGGCAATGCCTTGGTCTAACTCAATACCATCATGAGATTTAAACGGAAGATATTCAGCGTAACGAGGTTTCAAAGTTTTGCCTGTTACTTCTAAAGCAACTTGTGCGGCTTTAGGTCCTGATACTCGGATAATACCGACACCACCACGTCCTGGCGCGGTAGCTTGAGCAACAATCGTATCTGTAGTCATAGTTGTGCCTGCTAAGAAGTTGGAGCGCTTTGCTACCCAACATTTAATTCAATTAGCTGAATTGTAATCAGCCCAAAACAAAAAGGCGACCTTTTGGTCGCCTTTCTTTATGTCTTTATCAAGTCAGTCTTACTTAGAGTGTAAGCCTTTCTTTTCCAGCGCTCGGTAGATTAGAGTTTGCTGAATCAGAGTTACAATGTTCGATACTAACCAGTATAGAACTAGACCTGAAGGGAAGAACAAGAAGAAGAAAGTAAACATAACCGGCATAAAGGTCATGATCTTCTGCTGCATTGGATCCGTTACTGTTGTCGGGCTCATCTTCTGAATTAGGAACATTGAAGCACCCATTAGAAGTGGCAAGATGTAGTACGGGTCTTGTGCTGAAAGGTCAGTAATCCAACCGAAGAACGGTGAGTGACGCAGTTCAACTGACTCCATTAGTGCCCAGTAAAGCGAAATGAAGATAGGCATTTGCAGAAGAATAGGTAAACAGCCACCTAGTGGGTTTACTTTTTCTTTCTTATAAAGCTCCATCATTTCTTGGCTCATGCGTTGGCGATCATCGCCAATACGCTCACGCATTGCTGTCAGCTTAGGCTGAAGCATACGCATTTTCGCCATAGACGTGTACTGAGCTTTCGTTAGCGGGTACATAGCACCACGAACGATGAAAGTTAGACAGATAATTGCCAGACCCCAGTTCACAACGATGCCTTGAATGAATGAAAGCAGAGTATGAAGTGGTTTAGCAATGAACCATAACCAACCGTAGTCAACAACTAGGTCTAGGTTAGGTGCAACTTCAGCCATTTGATCTTGAAGTTTAGGACCAACCCAAAGCGTTGCTTTGAAGCTCGCTTGGTCACCCGTTGCGATGGTTTTGTTCGGCATGCGAACACCAATGTCGCCAAGGTTACCAATGACACGAGTGTAAAGGTTGCTGCCTGCTTCGTCGCGCGGGATCCAAGCACTTGCAAAGTAGTGCTGAATCATCGCTGCCCAACCTTGACCGTTTGCTAGGTTAAGAGACAGGTTGCGATCTTGCATGTCGTCGAAGCTGTATTTTTTGTAACGCGTATCTTCCGTAGAGTAAGCACCACCACGGTAAGTTGGCATTGTAAGGCTACCGCCGTCATCCATAACGTTTTGACGTAGGTGCGCGTACATACCAAATGTTGCGTTATTGCCTGAGTTATTCACGACATCATATTCAACATCCATTGCGTAGCTGCCACGCTTTAGGATAAATGTTTTCGTGTAATCAAGACCGTTTGCTTGATAAGTCATTGGGATGCGTAGTTCATCTTGACCATCAGCAAGTGTAAATTCTTCAGCTGAAACCGTGTAGCTCGGGCGGTTTGTGCTGCTTAAGTCGATACCTTGAGGACCAACTAAACCACTTTGAGCGATAAACTGGTGACCTGGTTCATTCTTAAGAAGAACAAAAGTATCTTCAGAATCAAACTCAGCAGAGTAGTCATTCAAGTTTGCTGTAACGACATCACCACCAACCGTATCAATTGACAGAGTCAGAACATCAGTTGTTACTGTGATTGTTTTTGCAGAAGCCATTTGACCCGGAGCCGGATCTAAATCATCAGCAAAAGATGGTGCAGGTAAAGTACTGCTAGATTGTGCCTGCTCAACCGCTTGAGGTGCTGGGTTCTGAGCTACGTTCCATTGTTGGAAAAGTAGGAAAGAAACCAATGCCAGCGCGATTAACAGGATATTACGTTGAGAATCCATCGTTATTAATCTCTGTCTTGTTTTTGGACTGGTGGAACGGGGTCAAAGCCCCCTTCGTTCAAAGGATGGCATTTTAATAGACGTTTGCCTGATAACCAACACCCTTTTACAAAACCGTGAGCTTTCAACGCTTCTATCGCATATAAAGAGCAGGTTGGAGTAAATCGGCAGCGTGGGCCGATGAGTGGACTAATAAACCATCTATAAAAATAGATGGGTATTAGCGCTATCCACGCGAAGGGCGAGACAGGCGAAGCCATAATTTATCTAAGAGCTTAAACATTTCTTCATTGCTTAAATCTTGCGCACTTTTCTTGGCTATTACAACAAAATCTTTGTTAGGAAGCTGATGTTGATTGTTACGAAAGCTTTCACGCGTAAGACGTTTAAATTTATTACGACCTACAGCAGTTTTAATCTGCTTTTTCGGAACAGCTAATCCAAGACGAGGATGAGAAAGAGAGTTATTACGAGCAATGATGGTGAAATGAGGGGAGCCGGCTCTATGAGCTTGCTTGAAGACGGTTTGGTAATGCTCGGGAGTTAACAAGCGTAACTCCCGACCGAAGGCTAGCTTATTCAAAATAATCAAAGATTACTTAGAAAGACGCTTACGGCCTTTTGCACGACGTGCATTGATTGTTGCGCGACCGTTCTTAGTAGCCATGCGAGCACGGAAACCGTGTGTGCGCTTACGCTTTAGAACTGTAGGTTGAAAAGTGCGTTTCATTGTAATTACCTTACTGATCAGTAGTTTTAGGTTTTTGTTAAACCCGGCGTGGGCATTTTTTCTCTTCTTATATAAGAAAGGAAAACCGACGCCTCTCAACAAAGAGGCGGAATTGTAATCACTGTCACAAAAAGTGTCAATGATTGGGTTAACTAAAATTCCGGTCGGGGGATTATACGTACTATGAGTTAAATCACAAGGATCCTTACTCGATCCCGACCTTATTTAAGAATTTTTTTAACTTTGGATCCTGTGGATTACCAAATATATCCTGTGGAGAGCCTTGCTCAACAATGTGTCCGTCAGCCATGAAGATCACTTTATCCGCGACTTCTTTAGCAAACTGCATTTCGTGAGTGACCACCAGCATAGTTTGGTGTTGATTTGCGAGCTTTTTCATTAAGTTAAGTACTTCTCCAACCCATTCAGGATCAAGGGCTGATGTAGGCTCATCAAACAGTAAAAGCTCGGGCTGAAGTGCCATTGCTCGACCGATTCCAACACGTTGTTGTTGTCCGCCTGATAATGCGGCAGGGTAGCTGTCTGCTTTATCTCCAAGACCAATATCATCTAGTATTTGTTGTGCTTTTTCATGAGCTTGTGCTTTTTTCCATCCTCGAACGGTAATCAAGCCTTCGGCTATGTTTTGTTTGGCCGTTTGGTGCGCAAATAGTGCGTAGTTTTGAAAAACAAATCCTGTTTTCCTGCGTAAAGCCAGCACTTCTGATTTGGTGTGCTTTTGAGTATCAACAGTAATGTCGTCGATAGAGATCGAACCTTGGTTGGCTTGCTCTAAAAAGTTCACGCAACGTAGTAATGTAGACTTACCAGTACCACTAGAACCTATGACGACAACTATCTCACCTTGACGTATTTCTAGGTCGATTCCTTTGAGTACTTCTGTGTTACCAAACTGCTTGTGGATATTTTTTAATTTGATCATCGTACATACGCCTTATTGAGCTTGGCTTCTGCCCATATTTGAACGCGAGTCAGTATGACTACTACTCCCCAATAAATCAGTGCTACGGCTAAAAAAGCTTCGAAAAAACGGAAACTTGATGATGCTTCCATCTGTGCTTTCGCCATAATTTCAGCTACGCCTAGAGTAAAGGCGAGAGATGTCGACTTAATCATATCGATGAAATAATTCATCAATGAAGGTAGGGCAACACGAGTTGCTTGTGGAAGTATGATTCGTCTCATTGCTTGCGGGGTAGTCATTCCCACAGATAGGCTAGCTTCCATTTGGCTACGATCAATGCCGATAATCGCAGCACGAATACTTTCAGCCATATAAGCGGCAAAGTGTAGGGTTAAGCCGATGACAGCTGCACTGAAAGCGTCTAAACCGACGAGAATTGGAAATACTTGCGGCAACCCATAATAAAGCAGAAACAATTGTACTAAGAGTGGCGTGCCACGGAAAAAGCTGATGTAAAGCTGGCTGAGCTGATCCAATACCGGAATTTTAAATACACGAATATTGGCTAGGATCAGTGAAAGAATTAAGGAGAAAAATAACCCCCACACAGCCATCTCCATGGTGGTACCTAAATACTTTAGAAGTATTGGCAATAGCTCCAGCATGTAATTGAAATCAAAACCCATAACGGCTCTCTTATTGTTATTTTGTATAAATGGCTAGAAGTAAAAC
This window harbors:
- the rpmH gene encoding 50S ribosomal protein L34, which produces MKRTFQPTVLKRKRTHGFRARMATKNGRATINARRAKGRKRLSK
- a CDS encoding amino acid ABC transporter permease produces the protein MGFDFNYMLELLPILLKYLGTTMEMAVWGLFFSLILSLILANIRVFKIPVLDQLSQLYISFFRGTPLLVQLFLLYYGLPQVFPILVGLDAFSAAVIGLTLHFAAYMAESIRAAIIGIDRSQMEASLSVGMTTPQAMRRIILPQATRVALPSLMNYFIDMIKSTSLAFTLGVAEIMAKAQMEASSSFRFFEAFLAVALIYWGVVVILTRVQIWAEAKLNKAYVR
- the rnpA gene encoding ribonuclease P protein component, with amino-acid sequence MLTPEHYQTVFKQAHRAGSPHFTIIARNNSLSHPRLGLAVPKKQIKTAVGRNKFKRLTRESFRNNQHQLPNKDFVVIAKKSAQDLSNEEMFKLLDKLWLRLSRPSRG
- a CDS encoding amino acid ABC transporter ATP-binding protein yields the protein MIKLKNIHKQFGNTEVLKGIDLEIRQGEIVVVIGSSGTGKSTLLRCVNFLEQANQGSISIDDITVDTQKHTKSEVLALRRKTGFVFQNYALFAHQTAKQNIAEGLITVRGWKKAQAHEKAQQILDDIGLGDKADSYPAALSGGQQQRVGIGRAMALQPELLLFDEPTSALDPEWVGEVLNLMKKLANQHQTMLVVTHEMQFAKEVADKVIFMADGHIVEQGSPQDIFGNPQDPKLKKFLNKVGIE
- the yidC gene encoding membrane protein insertase YidC → MDSQRNILLIALALVSFLLFQQWNVAQNPAPQAVEQAQSSSTLPAPSFADDLDPAPGQMASAKTITVTTDVLTLSIDTVGGDVVTANLNDYSAEFDSEDTFVLLKNEPGHQFIAQSGLVGPQGIDLSSTNRPSYTVSAEEFTLADGQDELRIPMTYQANGLDYTKTFILKRGSYAMDVEYDVVNNSGNNATFGMYAHLRQNVMDDGGSLTMPTYRGGAYSTEDTRYKKYSFDDMQDRNLSLNLANGQGWAAMIQHYFASAWIPRDEAGSNLYTRVIGNLGDIGVRMPNKTIATGDQASFKATLWVGPKLQDQMAEVAPNLDLVVDYGWLWFIAKPLHTLLSFIQGIVVNWGLAIICLTFIVRGAMYPLTKAQYTSMAKMRMLQPKLTAMRERIGDDRQRMSQEMMELYKKEKVNPLGGCLPILLQMPIFISLYWALMESVELRHSPFFGWITDLSAQDPYYILPLLMGASMFLIQKMSPTTVTDPMQQKIMTFMPVMFTFFFLFFPSGLVLYWLVSNIVTLIQQTLIYRALEKKGLHSK
- the yidD gene encoding membrane protein insertion efficiency factor YidD; its protein translation is MASPVSPFAWIALIPIYFYRWFISPLIGPRCRFTPTCSLYAIEALKAHGFVKGCWLSGKRLLKCHPLNEGGFDPVPPVQKQDRD
- the mnmE gene encoding tRNA uridine-5-carboxymethylaminomethyl(34) synthesis GTPase MnmE, with amino-acid sequence MTTDTIVAQATAPGRGGVGIIRVSGPKAAQVALEVTGKTLKPRYAEYLPFKSHDGIELDQGIALYFPNPHSFTGEDVLELQGHGGPVVMDMLIKRILTIADVRAARPGEFSERAFLNDKMDLTQAEAIADLIDASSEEAAKSALQSLQGEFSKRINTLVESLIYLRIYVEAAIDFPEEEIDFLADGKVSADLQAIIDNLDAVKREANQGSIMREGMKVVIAGRPNAGKSSLLNSLSGKDSAIVTDIAGTTRDVLREHIHIEGMPLHIIDTAGLREASDEVEKIGIERAWEEIEQADRVLFMVDGTTTDATDPKDIWPDFVDRLPSNIGMTVIRNKADQTGEDLGICHVNDPTLIRLSAKTGEGVDALRNHLKDCMGFAGGNEGGFMARRRHLDALDRASHHLDIGQQQLEGYMAGEILAEELRITQQHLNEITGEFSSDDLLGRIFSSFCIGK